Proteins from a genomic interval of Pseudomonas sp. RC10:
- a CDS encoding paraquat-inducible protein A has protein sequence MNGIPYARERQVTLCHVCSYVCPEDVEVCPRCDSAVHRRKPNSLTRTWAFLIAGLIFYIPANTLPVMFTTLLGSASENTIMSGVIEFAEGGSWDIAILIFIASVLVPCIKFLVLGMLLITCQRRSQWAMRERSRLYRFIELIGYWSMLDVLVVALVAALVQFRGLSTIEPRLGILFFGLVVVMTMLAAMSFDPRLIWDAEVEDV, from the coding sequence ATGAACGGCATCCCCTACGCCCGCGAACGCCAGGTCACGCTCTGCCATGTCTGCTCTTACGTCTGCCCGGAAGACGTCGAGGTCTGCCCACGCTGCGATTCGGCGGTGCACCGGCGCAAACCCAACAGCCTGACGCGCACCTGGGCATTTCTCATCGCGGGGCTGATTTTCTACATCCCGGCCAATACGCTGCCCGTGATGTTCACGACGCTGCTGGGCAGTGCCAGTGAAAACACCATCATGAGCGGTGTCATCGAATTCGCCGAGGGCGGCTCCTGGGACATCGCGATTCTGATTTTCATCGCCAGCGTGCTGGTGCCGTGCATCAAGTTTCTGGTGCTGGGCATGCTGTTGATCACCTGCCAGCGCCGCAGCCAATGGGCCATGCGTGAGCGTTCCCGGCTTTACCGTTTCATCGAGCTGATCGGCTACTGGTCGATGCTCGACGTGCTGGTGGTCGCCCTGGTGGCGGCACTGGTCCAGTTTCGCGGGCTCAGCACCATCGAGCCGCGACTGGGCATCCTGTTCTTTGGTTTGGTGGTGGTGATGACGATGCTGGCCGCCATGAGTTTCGATCCCCGGTTGATCTGGGACGCAGAGGTTGAAGATGTCTGA
- a CDS encoding MlaD family protein has translation MSDNALPPSAPEPARPQVKARKARISLVWLVPIVAGVIGLSMVIHDFLNVGPKVVVSFLTAEGLEAKKTQVKYKNVVIGTVTDIALSDDRTHILATIELNQSATPFTRADSQYWVVRPRIGAHGVSGVDTLLSGAFIGADAGSSDKTEKNFIGLENPPPVTFGEKGKRFILHTDDLGSLDIGSPIYFRRIQVGQVVAYELAKDGKGVDIEIFVNSPNDQYVLTDSRFWNASGVDVSLGAAGLKVSTQSLTSIISGGIAFREPKYSPDAKPANANAEFKLFEDQTTALAPPDGEPKYIRMRFNQSLRGLVVNAPVDFLGVNIGRVVSVDLDYDPATGTFPGVVGAVIYPQRLGAANDKLKEQAGGGDEEEQTSRILGRFVERGLRAQVRTGNLLTGQLYVAMDFDPKAPRIAYDPKARPLEIPTVGGSFDKLQEQLQAFVDKLGKIPIDDLAKNLNGSLIELQKTMKTVNGQVLPQMTGTLQQAQKTLGNANDTLSDDSPARQQLGQALDEVQRTARSVRVLTDFLSRHPESLIRGRSGDAAPGSYKGSSSSREIAPEPAQ, from the coding sequence ATGTCTGATAACGCCCTCCCCCCGTCGGCCCCGGAGCCTGCACGACCGCAGGTCAAGGCCCGCAAAGCCCGTATTTCGCTGGTCTGGCTGGTGCCGATCGTCGCCGGTGTCATTGGCTTGTCGATGGTCATTCACGACTTTCTCAACGTCGGGCCGAAGGTCGTGGTCAGTTTTCTGACCGCCGAAGGCCTGGAAGCCAAGAAAACCCAGGTCAAGTACAAGAACGTGGTGATCGGCACGGTGACCGACATCGCCTTGAGCGACGACCGTACGCACATTCTGGCGACCATCGAACTCAATCAATCGGCCACCCCCTTTACCCGCGCCGACTCGCAATACTGGGTCGTACGCCCACGCATCGGGGCACATGGCGTGTCTGGCGTGGACACCCTGCTGTCCGGGGCTTTCATCGGCGCCGACGCGGGCAGTTCGGACAAAACCGAAAAGAATTTCATCGGCCTTGAAAACCCGCCGCCGGTCACCTTCGGCGAGAAAGGCAAACGCTTCATTTTGCACACCGACGACCTCGGCTCACTCGACATCGGCTCGCCGATTTACTTCCGGCGCATTCAAGTGGGCCAAGTGGTGGCTTATGAGCTGGCGAAAGACGGCAAGGGCGTGGACATCGAAATCTTCGTCAATTCACCCAACGATCAATACGTGCTCACGGATTCGCGCTTCTGGAACGCCAGCGGGGTGGACGTCAGCCTGGGCGCGGCGGGTTTGAAAGTGTCGACGCAATCGCTCACCTCGATCATCTCCGGCGGCATCGCCTTCCGCGAACCGAAGTACAGCCCGGACGCCAAGCCCGCCAACGCCAACGCCGAATTCAAATTGTTCGAGGACCAGACCACAGCACTTGCGCCTCCGGACGGCGAGCCGAAATACATCCGCATGCGCTTCAATCAGTCGCTCAGAGGCCTGGTGGTCAACGCCCCGGTGGACTTTCTTGGCGTGAACATCGGGCGGGTGGTTTCGGTGGATCTGGACTATGACCCGGCGACGGGAACGTTCCCCGGCGTCGTTGGCGCCGTCATTTACCCGCAGCGGCTCGGCGCGGCCAATGACAAACTCAAGGAACAGGCCGGTGGTGGCGACGAAGAAGAACAGACGTCACGGATTCTGGGACGCTTCGTCGAACGCGGGCTGAGGGCGCAAGTGCGCACCGGCAACCTGCTGACCGGCCAGTTGTACGTGGCCATGGATTTTGATCCCAAAGCCCCAAGAATTGCCTACGACCCTAAAGCGCGACCGCTGGAAATCCCGACCGTGGGCGGCAGCTTCGACAAATTGCAGGAGCAACTTCAGGCCTTCGTCGACAAGCTGGGCAAGATCCCCATCGACGATCTGGCAAAAAACCTCAATGGCAGCCTGATCGAACTGCAAAAGACCATGAAAACCGTCAACGGTCAGGTCCTTCCGCAAATGACCGGCACTTTGCAACAGGCGCAGAAAACCCTCGGCAATGCCAACGACACGCTGTCGGACGACTCGCCTGCGCGGCAGCAACTGGGTCAGGCGCTGGATGAAGTGCAGCGCACCGCCCGCTCGGTTCGGGTGCTGACCGACTTCCTCAGTCGCCACCCCGAATCGCTGATTCGTGGCCGCTCCGGCGATGCCGCACCCGGTTCCTACAAAGGTTCGTCCTCTTCCCGTGAAATTGCTCCGGAGCCTGCCCAATGA
- a CDS encoding PqiC family protein: MTVRTHLLAVVCALSLGACSSTPTHYYTLIAPAAQGSAGVTPAPFQFEMQPVLMAVQVDQPPLVVRQGNGSLAILENERWGAPLGDEFHDALTGELERRFGSRDLAGLPKQSDQPVLTVRTDVRRFESVLDQYALIDVVWNLSLRADGSKRQTLTCSSVIRQPAGTGMENLVIAHQKAVSSLANAIAKTANEWARNTTARCPS, from the coding sequence ATGACTGTGCGTACTCACCTGCTGGCCGTCGTCTGCGCGCTGAGCCTTGGCGCCTGTTCGTCGACGCCGACGCATTACTACACCCTGATCGCCCCCGCTGCTCAGGGCTCGGCGGGTGTCACGCCAGCCCCCTTTCAGTTCGAGATGCAGCCGGTGCTGATGGCCGTTCAGGTGGATCAGCCGCCGCTGGTCGTTCGTCAGGGCAACGGCAGCCTGGCCATTCTGGAAAACGAGCGCTGGGGCGCGCCGTTGGGAGATGAATTTCACGACGCGCTGACCGGGGAGCTGGAACGTCGCTTCGGTTCTCGCGATCTGGCCGGCTTGCCCAAACAGAGCGACCAGCCGGTTCTGACGGTCCGAACGGACGTGCGTCGCTTCGAGTCGGTGCTGGATCAATACGCCTTGATCGATGTCGTCTGGAACTTGAGCCTGCGTGCCGACGGCAGCAAACGCCAGACCCTCACCTGCAGCAGCGTGATTCGCCAGCCTGCCGGGACGGGTATGGAAAATCTGGTCATTGCCCATCAAAAAGCCGTGTCCAGCCTGGCTAATGCCATCGCCAAAACCGCAAATGAATGGGCTCGAAACACGACAGCCCGCTGCCCTTCCTGA
- a CDS encoding XRE family transcriptional regulator, giving the protein MTGIGPRLRQERTRLKLSQSALGAIGGVETNAQGNYESGARSPKADYLLRISGAGIDINYVLTGSRLLELDSTKPSPFMPDHAPDEHLEKVTEQLHRNLHGLIDALYQMALLVEVRSSGTQDNAVKQELEVIRTEAQELAQASVRLIFVTSKLT; this is encoded by the coding sequence ATGACAGGGATTGGTCCGCGACTTCGGCAAGAGCGCACCCGACTTAAACTTTCGCAAAGCGCTTTGGGGGCGATTGGGGGCGTTGAAACCAACGCACAAGGTAACTACGAAAGCGGCGCACGGTCGCCAAAAGCCGATTATCTATTGCGCATTTCAGGTGCCGGTATTGATATCAATTATGTATTGACGGGTTCACGCCTTCTTGAACTTGATAGCACCAAGCCATCTCCGTTTATGCCTGATCATGCACCTGACGAACATCTGGAAAAAGTGACCGAACAGTTACACCGCAATCTTCACGGCCTCATCGACGCGTTGTATCAGATGGCTTTATTGGTGGAAGTGCGCTCCAGTGGCACTCAGGACAACGCCGTCAAACAGGAACTGGAAGTCATCCGCACCGAGGCGCAAGAGTTGGCACAAGCGTCTGTCAGGCTGATTTTCGTCACCTCGAAACTGACGTGA
- a CDS encoding amidase yields the protein MTHTAPDLTRLTASAAARLLQRRELTALALLDACIERIEAREPELQAWRHYDADGARALARQLDGGPIRGPLHGLPLGVKDLFDTRDFPSAYGSPIYKAHRPAHDAAAVALCRDAGAIVLGKTVTTEFATFTPGPTGNPHNPAHTPGGSSSGSAAAVGAHMVPLALGTQTAASVIRPAAYCGIVGFKPSFGLIPRAGIKSLSESLDTVGGFGRCVEDVALLTSVMANAPQWRQVPTDRKPRIGVCRTAFWDRASPAAQAAFNDAVQRLTAQGAHAVDVTLSDAVATLADVHDEVMSAEAFKALADERLNHPDLLSERLQAMLERGGQISFEQSLQHRAHVASARHQVGRGFADYDVLLTPSACGEAELGLERTGDPLFSRIWSLLGLPSLNLPVGFGPQGLPLGIQVIGPVMSDTATLGFAHWIERSLAS from the coding sequence GTGACCCATACCGCCCCTGATCTGACCCGCTTGACCGCCAGCGCCGCCGCTCGGTTATTACAACGCCGCGAGTTGACCGCGCTCGCTTTACTGGACGCTTGCATTGAGAGGATCGAAGCGCGAGAGCCCGAACTTCAGGCTTGGCGCCACTATGATGCTGACGGCGCCCGAGCGCTGGCACGGCAGTTGGACGGTGGCCCGATCCGTGGTCCTTTACATGGGTTGCCATTAGGCGTTAAGGATCTGTTCGACACCCGTGATTTCCCGTCCGCCTACGGTTCTCCGATCTATAAGGCGCATCGACCCGCCCACGATGCGGCGGCTGTTGCGCTGTGCCGCGACGCGGGCGCCATCGTGCTGGGCAAAACCGTGACCACCGAGTTTGCAACCTTCACCCCGGGGCCCACCGGCAACCCCCACAACCCGGCGCACACACCGGGCGGCTCGTCCAGCGGATCGGCCGCGGCGGTTGGCGCACACATGGTGCCCCTTGCGCTGGGCACCCAAACGGCCGCTTCAGTGATCCGCCCAGCGGCCTATTGCGGCATCGTCGGTTTCAAACCGAGCTTCGGATTGATCCCCCGGGCCGGCATCAAGAGCCTCAGCGAGTCGCTCGACACCGTGGGCGGTTTCGGTCGTTGTGTCGAAGACGTGGCACTGCTCACGTCAGTCATGGCGAACGCCCCGCAATGGCGACAGGTGCCGACAGATCGTAAACCGCGCATCGGGGTGTGCCGCACGGCGTTCTGGGACAGGGCCAGCCCGGCGGCGCAAGCGGCGTTCAACGATGCGGTTCAGCGGCTGACGGCTCAAGGCGCTCACGCGGTGGACGTGACGTTGAGCGATGCGGTTGCGACGCTGGCCGACGTGCACGACGAAGTGATGTCCGCCGAGGCGTTTAAGGCACTGGCCGATGAGCGACTGAATCATCCGGACCTGTTAAGCGAACGGCTGCAGGCCATGCTGGAACGTGGCGGACAGATCAGTTTCGAACAAAGCCTTCAGCACCGGGCACACGTAGCCTCGGCCCGGCACCAGGTGGGGCGTGGCTTCGCGGACTACGATGTGCTGCTGACGCCCAGCGCCTGTGGCGAAGCGGAGTTGGGACTGGAGCGAACGGGCGATCCGCTGTTCTCACGCATCTGGAGCCTGCTGGGCTTGCCGAGCCTGAACCTGCCTGTCGGTTTCGGGCCTCAAGGGTTGCCGTTGGGCATTCAGGTGATCGGACCGGTGATGAGCGACACGGCAACGTTGGGTTTTGCCCACTGGATCGAGCGCAGCCTGGCAAGTTAA
- the araH gene encoding L-arabinose ABC transporter permease AraH yields the protein MSTETSRLTAPRQGMNLRRFFDDWAMLLAALGIFVLCALLIDNFMSPLNMRGLGLAISTVGIAACTMLFCLASGHFDLSVGSVLACSGVIAGIVIRDTDSVFLGVSAALAMGLLVGLINGIVIAKLRINALITTLATMQIVRGLAYIFSNGKAVGVGDEAFFVFGNGQLFGVPVPILITIVCFVFFGWLLNYTTYGRNSLAIGGNQEAALLAGVHVDRTKIIIFAVHGLIGALAGVVLASRMTSGQPMIGQGFELTVISACVLGGVSLSGGIGMIRHVIAGVLILAIIENAMNLKNIDTFYQYVIRGTILLLAVIIDRLKRR from the coding sequence ATGTCTACCGAAACCAGCCGCCTGACGGCTCCCCGCCAAGGCATGAACCTGCGCCGATTCTTCGACGACTGGGCGATGCTCCTGGCTGCATTGGGCATCTTCGTGCTCTGTGCCTTGCTCATCGACAACTTCATGTCGCCCCTCAACATGCGCGGCTTGGGGCTGGCGATTTCCACGGTCGGCATCGCCGCGTGCACCATGCTGTTTTGCCTGGCGTCGGGGCATTTCGACCTGTCGGTCGGTTCGGTGCTGGCCTGTTCCGGGGTCATCGCCGGGATTGTGATTCGCGACACCGACAGCGTGTTTCTTGGCGTGTCGGCGGCGCTGGCGATGGGCTTGCTGGTGGGGCTGATCAACGGGATCGTGATCGCCAAACTGCGCATCAACGCGCTGATCACCACGCTGGCGACCATGCAGATCGTGCGCGGCCTGGCCTACATCTTTTCCAACGGCAAGGCGGTGGGCGTGGGCGACGAAGCGTTCTTCGTCTTCGGCAACGGCCAGTTGTTCGGCGTGCCGGTGCCGATCCTGATCACGATTGTGTGTTTCGTGTTTTTCGGCTGGCTGCTCAACTACACCACCTACGGCCGCAATTCGCTGGCCATCGGCGGCAATCAGGAAGCGGCGTTGCTGGCGGGCGTCCACGTTGACCGCACCAAGATTATTATCTTCGCGGTGCACGGCTTGATCGGCGCATTGGCCGGTGTGGTGCTGGCGTCGCGGATGACCTCCGGCCAGCCCATGATCGGGCAGGGTTTTGAGCTGACGGTGATTTCGGCGTGCGTGCTGGGTGGCGTGTCCCTCAGCGGCGGCATCGGCATGATTCGCCACGTCATCGCCGGGGTGTTGATTCTGGCGATCATCGAAAACGCGATGAACCTGAAAAACATCGACACGTTCTACCAGTACGTCATTCGCGGCACCATCCTGCTGCTCGCGGTGATCATTGACCGGTTGAAACGGCGGTAA
- the araG gene encoding L-arabinose ABC transporter ATP-binding protein AraG: MQQASVQLQPSGGSLRFNGIGKTFPGVKALSDINFEARPGSVHALMGENGAGKSTLLKILGGSYQPNSGDLQIGDQHLAFKSTADSIAAGVAVIHQELHLVPEMSVAENLLLGHMPNRWGMVNRRAMVRRARELLKGLADEIDPNTRLGDLSLGQRQLVEIAKAMSRNAHVIAFDEPTSSLSAREIDRLMAIIVKLRDEGRVILYVSHRMEEIFRVCDAVTVFKDGRFVRTFEDMADLDHDRLVTCMVGRDIQDIYNYRPRQHQGPSLRVTGLEGPGIQEPVSFAVEKGEVLGFFGLVGAGRTELFRLLSGLTRTQAGTLQLDGKPLNLRSPRDAIAAGILLCPEDRKKEGIVPLSSVAENINIGARPRHVHLGCLIQGRWERDNAKQQIRAMNVKTPSPEQQMLFLSGGNQQKAILGRWLSMPMKVLLLDEPTRGIDIGAKSEIYDIIHNLAADGIAVIVVSSDLMEVMGISDRILVMSEGAITGELSRDEANEQRLLQLALPRTRG, translated from the coding sequence ATGCAACAGGCATCGGTTCAGCTACAGCCATCCGGCGGCAGTTTGCGATTCAACGGGATCGGCAAAACCTTTCCCGGCGTGAAGGCGCTGTCGGACATCAATTTTGAAGCCCGCCCCGGCAGCGTTCACGCGCTGATGGGCGAGAACGGCGCGGGTAAATCGACGCTGTTAAAAATCCTCGGCGGTTCGTATCAGCCCAACAGTGGCGACCTGCAAATCGGCGATCAACACCTGGCGTTCAAGTCCACCGCCGACAGCATTGCTGCGGGTGTTGCGGTGATCCACCAGGAACTGCATCTGGTCCCGGAAATGTCGGTGGCGGAGAATCTGTTACTTGGCCACATGCCCAACCGCTGGGGCATGGTCAACCGGCGGGCCATGGTGCGTCGTGCACGGGAGTTGCTCAAAGGCCTGGCGGACGAAATCGACCCAAACACCCGACTCGGGGACCTCTCGCTGGGGCAACGGCAACTGGTGGAAATCGCCAAGGCCATGTCGCGCAACGCCCACGTCATCGCCTTCGACGAACCCACCAGTAGCCTCTCGGCGCGGGAAATCGATCGCTTGATGGCGATCATCGTCAAGCTGCGGGACGAGGGCCGGGTGATTCTGTATGTGTCCCACCGCATGGAAGAGATCTTCCGCGTGTGCGACGCGGTGACGGTATTCAAGGACGGCCGCTTCGTGCGCACCTTCGAAGACATGGCCGATCTGGACCATGACCGGTTGGTGACGTGCATGGTCGGGCGCGACATTCAAGACATCTACAACTACCGCCCGCGCCAGCATCAGGGGCCGAGCCTGCGAGTGACCGGGCTGGAAGGGCCGGGCATTCAGGAGCCGGTGAGCTTCGCCGTGGAGAAAGGCGAAGTGCTGGGCTTTTTCGGTCTGGTGGGCGCGGGTCGCACCGAGCTGTTCCGCCTGCTTTCGGGGCTGACGCGGACCCAGGCGGGCACCCTGCAACTCGACGGCAAACCGTTGAATCTGCGGTCGCCCCGAGACGCGATTGCGGCCGGGATTCTGTTGTGCCCCGAGGACCGCAAGAAAGAAGGCATCGTGCCGTTGTCCAGCGTGGCCGAGAACATCAACATCGGTGCGCGGCCTCGTCATGTGCACCTGGGTTGTCTGATTCAGGGCCGCTGGGAGCGTGACAACGCCAAACAGCAGATCCGCGCGATGAACGTCAAAACGCCTTCGCCGGAACAGCAAATGCTGTTTCTGTCGGGCGGCAATCAGCAGAAGGCCATTCTCGGTCGCTGGCTGTCGATGCCGATGAAGGTGCTGCTGCTCGACGAGCCTACCCGTGGCATCGACATCGGTGCCAAATCCGAGATCTACGACATCATCCATAACCTCGCGGCCGACGGCATCGCGGTGATCGTGGTGTCCAGCGATCTGATGGAAGTCATGGGCATTTCCGACCGGATTCTGGTCATGAGCGAAGGCGCCATCACCGGCGAGTTGTCTCGCGACGAGGCCAATGAACAACGGTTGTTGCAATTGGCGTTGCCGCGTACCCGCGGCTGA
- a CDS encoding substrate-binding domain-containing protein, translating to MLSRHGIRSLCCAAVATAIVGMSSGAMAADKVKIGFLVKQAEEPWFQTEWQFAEKAGKEHGFEVIKIAVPDGEKTLSAIDNLAANGAKGFVICPPDVSLGPAIVAKAKANDLKVMAVDDRFVDAKGKFMEDVPYLGMAAFEVGQKQGAAMATEAQNRKWDWKETYAIINTYNELDTGKKRTDGSVDALKKAGLPEDHILFTPQKTLDVPGSMDATNAALPKLPSGAKNLIVGGMNDNTVLGGVRATAGAGFAPANVIGIGINGTDAIDELKKKESGFFGSMLPSPDKEGYNTALQMYEWVSTGKEPPKYTAMDDVTLITRENFKDVLTKIGLYK from the coding sequence ATGTTGAGTCGCCACGGGATTCGTTCCCTGTGCTGTGCCGCTGTTGCCACTGCCATCGTTGGAATGAGCAGCGGTGCGATGGCCGCCGATAAGGTCAAGATCGGTTTCCTCGTCAAGCAAGCCGAAGAGCCCTGGTTCCAGACCGAATGGCAGTTCGCCGAAAAGGCGGGCAAGGAACACGGCTTCGAAGTCATCAAGATCGCCGTACCGGACGGCGAAAAAACCCTCTCTGCCATCGACAACCTGGCCGCCAACGGCGCCAAGGGCTTTGTCATCTGCCCGCCTGACGTGTCCCTCGGCCCGGCCATCGTCGCCAAGGCCAAAGCCAACGACCTGAAGGTCATGGCCGTGGACGACCGTTTCGTCGACGCCAAAGGCAAGTTCATGGAAGACGTGCCGTACCTCGGCATGGCCGCCTTTGAGGTGGGCCAGAAACAGGGTGCGGCCATGGCCACCGAAGCGCAGAACCGCAAGTGGGACTGGAAAGAGACCTACGCGATCATCAACACCTACAACGAACTGGACACCGGCAAGAAGCGCACCGACGGTTCGGTCGATGCGTTGAAGAAAGCCGGTCTGCCGGAAGACCACATCCTCTTCACTCCGCAGAAAACCCTCGACGTGCCGGGCAGCATGGACGCCACCAACGCGGCCCTGCCAAAACTGCCGAGCGGGGCGAAAAACCTGATCGTCGGCGGCATGAACGACAACACCGTGTTGGGCGGCGTGCGCGCCACCGCAGGTGCGGGTTTCGCTCCGGCCAACGTGATCGGCATCGGCATCAACGGCACTGACGCCATCGATGAACTGAAGAAAAAGGAAAGCGGCTTCTTCGGTTCGATGCTGCCAAGCCCGGACAAGGAAGGCTACAACACCGCGCTGCAGATGTATGAATGGGTGTCCACCGGCAAGGAGCCGCCGAAATACACCGCCATGGACGACGTGACCCTGATCACCCGCGAGAACTTCAAGGACGTGCTGACCAAAATCGGCCTCTACAAGTAA
- a CDS encoding SMP-30/gluconolactonase/LRE family protein yields the protein MKWQPVSDLRFKLAEGPFWDDVQQSLYWVDIAGFRALRLHQGQVRHWQFNEPVSAFIPTVKGDALVTLASGVYRLNLDSPTEHPALTLLCVADPVEGNRANEARCDSQGRLWLGSMQNNLDAEGGDLPLERRSGGIYRVDANARVTPLLDGQGIVNTMLWPDNGAALLTADSLDGVIYRYPIQADDRLGERQVWASEHARGVPDGSAMDAEGYVWNARWGGHCLIRFAPDGSVDRIVDLPVSHPTSCVFGGPEMATLFVTSARPSSDALALDGSVLQAETGIKGLASNRFAG from the coding sequence ATGAAATGGCAGCCGGTCTCCGACCTGCGATTCAAACTGGCCGAAGGGCCGTTCTGGGACGACGTCCAGCAGAGCCTGTACTGGGTGGACATCGCCGGATTTCGAGCCTTGCGCTTGCATCAAGGGCAGGTGCGTCACTGGCAATTCAATGAGCCCGTCTCTGCGTTCATCCCGACCGTCAAAGGTGACGCATTGGTCACTCTGGCCAGCGGCGTGTACCGCTTGAACCTCGATTCTCCTACCGAACACCCCGCCCTGACATTGCTCTGTGTGGCCGACCCCGTCGAAGGCAATCGGGCCAATGAAGCACGCTGCGACAGTCAGGGCCGTCTGTGGCTGGGCAGCATGCAGAACAACCTCGATGCCGAAGGCGGTGACCTGCCTTTGGAACGACGTTCCGGCGGGATTTACCGTGTCGATGCCAACGCGCGCGTCACGCCGTTGCTCGACGGCCAGGGGATTGTCAATACGATGCTCTGGCCCGACAACGGCGCTGCGCTGCTCACGGCGGACAGCCTGGACGGTGTCATTTATCGCTACCCGATTCAGGCCGACGACCGCCTGGGCGAACGTCAGGTCTGGGCCTCTGAACATGCGCGCGGCGTGCCGGATGGCTCGGCCATGGACGCCGAGGGCTACGTATGGAACGCCCGATGGGGCGGCCATTGCCTCATTCGGTTTGCGCCCGACGGCAGCGTCGACCGGATCGTGGACCTGCCCGTGAGTCACCCCACCAGTTGCGTGTTTGGCGGCCCGGAGATGGCCACGCTGTTCGTCACCAGCGCTCGTCCTTCCAGCGATGCCTTGGCGCTGGACGGGAGCGTATTGCAGGCCGAAACCGGTATCAAAGGGCTGGCATCGAACCGTTTTGCGGGTTGA
- a CDS encoding FadR/GntR family transcriptional regulator yields the protein MSNSFHASTVDRLGAWIAQGSVAPGQSLKVEAALGEEFGVSRTVIREAIKTLVAKGMLEVGPKVGTRVLPVRNWNLFDPQVVGWLAAKGLPESFVADLLDLRRAIEPMAVRWACERATPAQIAEIQAAYLQLAASVADKGDYNHADQRFHEAVLAASHNQFIEQMLPALGALLAISFEVSSAVPGELGRTLPLHKDLADAIATRDPARGVWACMSLIENANEVISRSRAT from the coding sequence ATGAGCAATAGTTTTCACGCGTCAACAGTGGACCGCCTGGGGGCCTGGATTGCTCAGGGCAGTGTGGCGCCGGGGCAGTCGTTGAAGGTCGAAGCGGCGTTGGGCGAGGAGTTTGGGGTCAGTCGAACGGTGATCCGCGAGGCCATCAAGACCTTGGTGGCCAAGGGCATGCTGGAAGTCGGGCCGAAGGTCGGCACGCGAGTATTGCCGGTGCGCAACTGGAACCTGTTCGACCCCCAGGTGGTCGGTTGGCTAGCGGCCAAGGGTTTGCCGGAGAGCTTTGTGGCGGATCTGCTGGATTTGCGTCGAGCCATCGAGCCGATGGCGGTGCGTTGGGCCTGTGAACGGGCCACCCCCGCGCAGATCGCGGAGATTCAGGCGGCGTATCTGCAACTGGCGGCCAGCGTGGCGGACAAGGGCGATTACAACCATGCCGACCAGCGTTTCCACGAGGCGGTGCTGGCGGCCAGTCACAACCAGTTCATCGAGCAAATGCTCCCGGCGCTCGGGGCGTTGCTGGCGATTTCGTTCGAAGTGTCATCGGCGGTGCCGGGCGAATTGGGCCGTACGTTGCCGCTGCACAAGGACCTGGCCGATGCCATCGCGACCCGTGATCCGGCGCGTGGCGTGTGGGCTTGCATGAGTCTGATTGAGAACGCCAACGAGGTGATTTCCCGCTCGCGGGCGACGTGA